In the genome of Pempheris klunzingeri isolate RE-2024b chromosome 11, fPemKlu1.hap1, whole genome shotgun sequence, one region contains:
- the rbm15 gene encoding RNA-binding protein 15, producing MKGKERSPIKKRSRALDDIRDRGGCHPTSKKMGALSVSSGSNNGNSSAKSDGGSTRRSLLGEKRDRDFDGHSRTGNNHSCQSAAVSSVGKNHNLSLTLDLASPRTTSRAEQRVQPPGAESEYKTLKISDLGTQLSDEDIEDGLFHEFKKFGDVSVKISRSNDERIAFVNFRKPEDARAAKHARGRLVLYDRPLKIEAVYINRRRSRSPVERDLYGAAQGHRHLQRPLSPTGLGYRDYRLQQLALGRLPPPPPPPLPRELDRDREFALFEARARPAFIAERAAFREEDFISPEDDQRANRTLFLGNLDITVTEADLRRAFDRFGVITEVDIKRPIRGQTSTYGFLKFENLDMAHRAKLSMSGKIVGHNPIKIGYGKATPTTRLWVGGLGPWVPVAALAREFDRFGTIRTIDYRKGDTWAYIQYESLDAAQAACTHMRGFPLGGPERRLRVDFADTEHRYQQQFLQPLPIPPFDMVAESFVHRATPEPLRVRERTPPPLHFRERELFPGTEWPNPAIRDRVRASPFEPLEHLERERRAREPWSLERELQGREPARKRRVLEDGRHIDHSPDSTERTVRRRRVSPDGSPGGSSRDGGRFSDSERPLRGERPSPTREHHSSLERSGAERRLKSQSLADKGPSIGGVSAVGERKRKAGEGGKGPAKRERSESSSKAGQPSKLDGTKLGLAWHGMLLLKNSNFPANMHLLEGDHNVASDLLVDGSTGRQVSELKITQRLRLDQPKLDEVSRRIKVAGPGGYAILLAVPGTTEDASSSDPAASTQRPLRNLVSYLNQKQAAGVISLPVGGSRDKDNTGVLHAFPPCDFSQQFLDSSAKTLAKSEEDYLVMIVVRGAS from the coding sequence ATGAAAGGTAAAGAGCGGTCGCCGATTAAAAAACGCTCCCGGGCCTTGGACGATATTCGAGACAGGGGAGGATGCCACCCGACCAGCAAGAAAATGGGGGCTCTCTCCGTTTCCAGTGGGAGTAATAATGGAAATAGCTCGGCCAAAAGCGACGGCGGCTCGACGAGAAGGAGTCTGCTCGgtgaaaaaagagacagagatttTGACGGTCATAGCCGGACAGGAAATAATCACAGTTGTCAGTCTGCTGCCGTTAGCTCCGTCGGTAAAAACCACAACCTGAGCCTGACGCTGGATTTAGCCTCACCGAGGACCACTTCCCGGGCGGAGCAGCGGGTCCAGCCGCCCGGCGCCGAGAGTGAGTACAAAACCCTCAAAATAAGCGACCTCGGCACTCAGCTGAGTGACGAAGACATAGAGGACGGACTGTTTCATGAATTCAAAAAATTCGGAGATGTGAGTGTTAAGATAAGCCGTAGTAACGACGAAAGGATAGCGTTCGTGAATTTCAGGAAGCCGGAGGACGCCAGAGCTGCAAAGCACGCCCGGGGCCGGCTGGTGCTCTACGACCGACCGCTAAAGATCGAGGCAGTGTACATAAACAGGAGGAGAAGCCGCTCCCCCGTGGAGAGAGACTTATATGGTGCAGCTCAAGGCCATAGACATTTGCAGAGACCCCTCTCGCCCACCGGGCTTGGATACAGAGACTAccggctgcagcagctggccCTGGGACGGCTCCCTCCACCCCCGCCGCCCCCTTTGCCCAGAGAACTGGACCGGGACAGAGAGTTTGCCCTGTTTGAAGCCAGGGCACGTCCAGCTTTCATTGCAGAGCGAGCAGCTTTCCGCGAGGAGGATTTTATATCTCCAGAAGATGACCAAAGAGCCAATAGGACGTTGTTTTTAGGCAATCTGGACATAACTGTTACAGAAGCAGACCTGAGGAGAGCTTTCGACAGGTTTGGGGTCATAACAGAAGTGGACATTAAGAGACCCATACGGGGACAAACCAGCACATATGGATTTCTGAAGTTTGAGAACCTTGACATGGCTCACCGTGCTAAGCTTAGTATGTCTGGTAAAATAGTTGGCCACAACCCCATAAAGATAGGTTATGGGAAAGCAACTCCCACCACGCGCCTCTGGGTGGGTGGACTTGGACCCTGGGTACCTGTAGCTGCTCTGGCCAGAGAGTTTGATCGTTTTGGCACTATAAGGACCATTGACTACAGAAAGGGGGACACTTGGGCCTACATTCAGTATGAAAGTTTGGACGCTGCACAagcagcatgcacacacatgaggGGGTTCCCACTGGGAGGTCCAGAGAGAAGACTTAGGGTGGACTTTGCTGACACTGAGCATCGTTACCAACAGCAGTTTCTGCAACCCCTCCCAATACCACCTTTTGACATGGTGGCTGAATCATTTGTCCATCGTGCCACTCCTGAACCTCTGAGGGTCAGGGAACGGACTCCACCGCCGCTTCActtcagggagagagagctcTTTCCTGGAACTGAGTGGCCCAACCCAGCTATTCGTGATCGGGTACGTGCCTCGCCCTTTGAGCCTCTAGAGCACTTGGAACGTGAGCGGCGGGCACGGGAGCCCTGGTCTTTGGAACGAGAGCTGCAGGGACGAGAACCTGCACGTAAACGGCGTGTTTTGGAGGACGGACGCCATATAGACCACTCCCCCGACAGCACTGAGAGGACAGTAAGACGAAGGCGTGTTTCTCCAGATGGTAGTCCTGGAGGtagcagcagagatggagggCGCTTCAGTGACTCAGAGCGCCCCCTGCGGGGAGAGAGACCCTCCCCCACGCGAGAACATCACAGCAGTCTGGAAAGAAGTGGGGCTGAACGGAGACTCAAAAGCCAGAGTCTGGCTGACAAAGGACCTTCAATCGGCGGTGTCTCAGCAGTTGGAGAGCGTAAGCGCAAAGCAGGCGAAGGTGGTAAGGGGCCGGCCAAGAGAGAACGTTCTGAGAGCAGTTCCAAGGCAGGCCAGCCGTCCAAACTAGACGGCACCAAACTCGGTTTGGCCTGGCATGGCATGCTGTTGCTCAAAAACAGCAACTTCCCAGCCAACATGCACCTGCTGGAGGGCGATCACAACGTAGCGAGCGACCTGCTTGTCGACGGCTCAACAGGGAGGCAAGTGAGCGAGCTAAAGATCACCCAGCGTCTCCGTCTGGACCAGCCCAAGCTTGACGAGGTGTCCCGGCGCATCAAGGTGGCGGGCCCCGGCGGCTACGCCATCCTGCTGGCAGTTCCTGGGACCACCGAGGATGCATCTTCGTCTGACCCTGCAGCTTCAACTCAGCGGCCGCTTCGCAACCTGGTGTCCTACCTCAACCAAAAACAAGCAGCTGGAGTCATCAGCCTACCTGTGGGAGGCAGCAGAGATAAAGACAACACAGGGGTTCTTCATGCTTTCCCTCCCTGTGATTTCTCCCAGCAGTTCCTGGATTCCTCTGCCAAAACTCTGGCTAAAAGTGAAGAGGACTATCTGGTCATGATTGTGGTTCGTGGAGcatcttga